In a genomic window of Candidatus Saccharimonadales bacterium:
- the rpmG gene encoding 50S ribosomal protein L33, with translation MAKKSTKRKIIGLVSEESGHRTYITRKNTTNTPDKLELRKYDPTIRRHVKYVETKKNLGRNE, from the coding sequence ATGGCTAAGAAAAGTACCAAGAGAAAGATAATCGGTCTGGTGTCGGAAGAATCCGGGCATCGGACTTATATTACCCGCAAAAATACGACAAATACGCCCGATAAACTTGAATTGAGAAAATACGATCCGACTATCAGGCGTCACGTTAAATACGTTGAGACCAAGAAAAACCTCGGCCGCAACGAGTAA
- a CDS encoding glycoside hydrolase family 15 protein produces MSRPVFLSNGSMAVGLNRFGLVNDLYYPYVGLENHVGNKDLFHRVGLFVDGTISWLGDVGWEVTVDYRPDSLISQVSAQNDGLKIKLEFSDFVDSQRNVFARQIALTNQATNRRDIKLFLHQVFRISDSQRDDTAQYLPEEQVVMHYKGRRVFVISGELADASTFDQHAIGLNGIEGHTGTYADAADGELSGNNVEHGRVDSTLRFSLNIDANSTGTLNYWIAAGASQKDALDAHRQFVNKQLNDRLEDTQAHWQQWLAVAANQLHKVDPKYHQQTLKSLLIIKSHIDRRGAVIASGDSEMLNYTRDYYSYCWPRDACYVLWPLIRLGYKDEPRAYFEFARDVIHPDGYLMHKYQPDRAIGSSWHPYLNSGRPELPIQEDETAITLFLLGEYLKHTNDKDFVLGLYDTMVQPMANFIDSFIDSATKLPHASYDLWEEKFMTTTYTTAVVHAGLQAAAELAEKFEYPDDAIRWRTVADDIKQAARETLFNHDIRYFYKGFLLGENDMLSFDPVIDASSLYGAVMFGLYDKDDPYVKQAVDTLKARLVDKTPSGGVPRYESDHYHAVKAGVSNPWFVTTLWYAQYLIDQQDKETAADILGWTQRHMLTSGALPEQLHPYSDQHLSVEPLIWSSAEFINTALDISE; encoded by the coding sequence GTGAGCCGGCCGGTTTTTCTCAGCAACGGTTCGATGGCGGTTGGTCTCAATCGGTTCGGCCTAGTCAACGACCTGTACTACCCCTATGTCGGTTTGGAGAACCATGTCGGCAATAAGGACTTGTTTCACCGTGTCGGCCTGTTCGTCGACGGTACCATAAGTTGGCTCGGAGACGTCGGCTGGGAAGTGACGGTAGATTACCGGCCGGATAGCCTGATCAGCCAAGTGTCGGCCCAAAACGACGGACTCAAGATCAAACTAGAGTTTAGTGATTTTGTTGACAGCCAGCGCAATGTTTTCGCCCGGCAAATAGCCTTGACCAACCAGGCGACGAACCGGCGCGACATTAAGCTGTTTTTGCACCAAGTGTTTAGGATCAGCGACTCCCAGCGAGATGATACCGCCCAGTACTTACCTGAAGAGCAAGTAGTCATGCACTATAAAGGTCGTCGCGTGTTTGTTATCAGCGGCGAGCTAGCCGATGCCTCGACATTTGACCAACACGCCATCGGCTTAAACGGCATCGAGGGCCATACCGGTACCTACGCCGATGCGGCCGACGGCGAGTTGAGCGGTAACAATGTCGAGCACGGCCGAGTTGATTCAACTCTACGCTTTAGCCTTAATATTGATGCCAACTCAACTGGAACGCTCAATTATTGGATCGCAGCCGGCGCGTCACAAAAAGACGCTCTCGATGCCCACCGGCAGTTCGTTAATAAGCAACTCAATGACCGTCTGGAGGACACCCAGGCTCATTGGCAACAGTGGCTAGCGGTAGCGGCTAACCAACTGCACAAAGTCGACCCTAAATACCACCAGCAGACATTGAAATCGCTGTTAATTATTAAATCCCACATTGATCGGCGCGGCGCCGTGATTGCATCGGGCGACAGCGAGATGCTCAATTATACGCGGGATTACTATAGCTATTGCTGGCCGCGTGACGCCTGTTATGTGTTGTGGCCGCTGATCCGGCTAGGTTATAAGGACGAACCGCGAGCCTACTTTGAATTCGCTCGAGACGTCATACATCCGGATGGTTATCTGATGCATAAATACCAGCCCGATCGAGCAATTGGCAGCTCTTGGCATCCGTATCTCAACTCCGGTCGGCCGGAATTGCCGATTCAGGAGGATGAAACCGCCATTACCCTGTTTTTGCTCGGTGAATATCTCAAGCATACCAATGATAAAGACTTCGTTTTAGGCCTGTACGATACCATGGTTCAGCCGATGGCAAATTTTATAGATAGTTTCATTGATTCTGCCACCAAACTGCCACACGCTAGCTACGATCTGTGGGAAGAAAAGTTTATGACTACGACCTATACCACGGCAGTAGTCCATGCCGGCTTGCAAGCCGCGGCAGAATTAGCGGAAAAATTCGAATACCCGGACGATGCCATCCGTTGGCGAACGGTCGCCGATGATATTAAACAGGCCGCTCGCGAAACTCTGTTCAACCATGACATTCGCTATTTTTATAAAGGCTTCTTGCTCGGTGAGAACGACATGTTGTCGTTTGATCCAGTCATCGACGCGTCATCCTTATATGGCGCTGTTATGTTTGGGCTATATGATAAAGACGACCCCTACGTCAAGCAGGCAGTGGACACGCTTAAGGCGAGGCTGGTTGATAAAACCCCATCGGGCGGGGTGCCGCGTTATGAATCCGATCATTACCATGCCGTTAAGGCCGGTGTCAGCAATCCTTGGTTTGTCACTACCTTATGGTATGCCCAATACTTGATTGATCAGCAGGATAAAGAGACGGCAGCCGACATTCTTGGTTGGACGCAGCGTCACATGCTGACTAGCGGCGCTCTGCCGGAACAGCTTCATCCTTATTCCGACCAGCACCTGTCGGTTGAGCCGCTGATTTGGAGCAGCGCCGAATTTATTAATACTGCCCTGGATATTTCGGAATGA
- a CDS encoding glycoside hydrolase family 57 protein: MKRSICLYLHVHQPYRLRHYTIFDINANHDYFADNSQNLGQSNPEIIKKVAEKSYLPTNQLLLKLLRELPEFSLSLSLSGLVIEQLKAWQPEALESFKELVATGRVEILAESYYHSLGFFFDRAEFERQVEQHRQLIKTEFGLETTAFRNTELAYNNELGVWAEQNGYEAVITEGWDPILTWRSPNFIYRPLGTSRIKLLLKNYKLSDDIAFRFSDTSWKEWPLTADKFNAWIEAIPADQPLINLFMDYETFGEHQWHSTGIFEFLNEFPRQLTAMGTKFMTITQAARNFDAVDDLDIHSTITWADTDRDLSAWLGNGMQQEANKFVYSLSQAVAKSNDAQLRADWRKLTTSDHFYYMCTKWFKDGDVHAYFSPYDTPYEAFMNYMNACHDLKARLLESGDER, translated from the coding sequence ATGAAGCGCTCAATCTGCCTCTATCTCCATGTCCATCAACCGTATCGGCTGCGTCACTACACGATTTTTGACATTAATGCCAACCACGATTACTTTGCCGACAATTCTCAAAATTTGGGCCAGTCGAACCCTGAGATCATCAAAAAGGTGGCCGAAAAATCCTATCTGCCTACCAATCAATTATTGCTTAAACTGTTGCGTGAATTACCCGAGTTCAGCTTGAGTCTATCATTAAGCGGCCTCGTCATCGAACAACTAAAAGCGTGGCAGCCAGAAGCCTTGGAGAGCTTCAAAGAACTGGTGGCTACCGGTCGCGTTGAGATCTTAGCAGAATCTTATTACCACTCGCTGGGATTCTTTTTTGACCGCGCCGAGTTCGAACGGCAGGTTGAGCAACACCGCCAGCTTATTAAAACCGAGTTTGGCCTGGAAACGACGGCTTTTAGAAACACCGAACTGGCTTATAATAACGAACTTGGCGTCTGGGCCGAACAAAATGGTTACGAGGCGGTGATTACCGAAGGTTGGGATCCGATATTAACCTGGCGCAGTCCAAATTTTATCTACCGTCCGCTCGGCACCAGTCGGATCAAATTGCTATTAAAGAACTACAAGTTGAGCGATGACATTGCTTTTAGGTTCTCCGACACCAGCTGGAAAGAATGGCCGCTAACGGCTGACAAGTTTAACGCCTGGATCGAAGCCATACCAGCCGATCAACCGCTGATAAATTTGTTTATGGACTATGAAACATTTGGCGAACATCAATGGCACAGCACCGGTATTTTTGAATTTCTAAATGAATTCCCACGCCAATTAACGGCCATGGGGACTAAGTTTATGACCATCACCCAGGCGGCCCGTAATTTCGATGCGGTCGACGACCTCGATATTCATTCGACCATCACCTGGGCTGACACCGATCGGGATCTGTCGGCCTGGTTAGGAAACGGCATGCAGCAGGAGGCCAACAAATTTGTCTACAGCCTGTCCCAAGCTGTGGCCAAATCAAACGATGCCCAGCTAAGAGCTGATTGGCGAAAACTGACGACGTCTGACCATTTTTACTACATGTGCACCAAATGGTTCAAGGATGGCGACGTTCACGCCTACTTCTCACCTTACGACACGCCCTATGAGGCCTTTATGAACTATATGAATGCCTGCCATGATCTCAAAGCCCGGTTGCTAGAATCGGGAGATGAGCGGTGA
- a CDS encoding glycosyltransferase family 4 protein, producing MLGWELPPHNSGGLGVACYEMCRALVKDGATIQFIVPYTAQHDIDFMTVTAASPQDAVEVMLAGGAYDSAWFIQSTRDGQVVGHSLYEQQTIYEQSVDRLVDINEFDIIHAHDWLTFRAAIKLKRRCHKPLIVHIHATEYDRSGGRQGNNLVREIEYQGMMMADKVIAVSQATKRVLVEEYAIPATKVEVVHNSINLSDWPPDHSLNVYSYIELLKQHGYKVIVNVGRLVIQKGLTHLLQAAQRVLEYQPKTLFLIVGSGDQYQELIELGAELGISQNLLFTGFQRGKAVDDAYRVADLFVMPSVSEPFGITPLEAGARGVPSLISKQSGVSEVMGHALRVDYWDEQEMANQIVSVLRSDALRQTMADLTAAELSGRSWRDAADRLQTVYKSELTSQR from the coding sequence ATGCTTGGGTGGGAACTGCCACCCCACAACAGCGGCGGTTTGGGTGTGGCCTGTTATGAAATGTGTCGAGCACTGGTTAAAGACGGCGCCACAATTCAATTCATCGTCCCTTATACGGCTCAACACGACATTGACTTCATGACGGTCACGGCGGCTAGCCCCCAGGACGCGGTCGAGGTGATGTTGGCCGGCGGGGCGTATGATTCCGCCTGGTTTATTCAAAGTACCCGTGACGGCCAGGTTGTTGGTCACTCGTTATACGAGCAACAAACGATTTATGAGCAGAGCGTTGATCGGCTGGTTGACATTAATGAATTCGACATTATTCACGCCCATGACTGGCTGACTTTTCGTGCGGCCATCAAACTTAAACGGCGGTGTCATAAACCGTTAATTGTCCACATCCACGCCACCGAATACGATCGCTCCGGTGGGCGTCAAGGCAATAATCTGGTGCGGGAGATTGAATACCAAGGCATGATGATGGCCGATAAAGTAATCGCCGTCAGCCAGGCTACCAAACGAGTCTTGGTCGAGGAATACGCCATCCCAGCGACGAAGGTCGAGGTCGTTCATAACAGTATCAATCTCTCAGATTGGCCGCCAGACCATAGCCTGAATGTCTATAGCTACATCGAGCTGCTCAAGCAGCACGGTTATAAAGTCATCGTTAACGTTGGTCGATTGGTCATCCAAAAGGGCCTGACCCACCTTTTGCAGGCCGCCCAGCGGGTACTTGAGTATCAACCCAAGACGTTATTTTTGATTGTCGGTTCCGGCGACCAGTATCAGGAGTTAATCGAGTTGGGAGCCGAACTGGGCATTAGTCAAAACTTGTTATTTACCGGCTTTCAACGCGGTAAAGCGGTGGATGATGCCTACCGGGTGGCCGATTTATTCGTCATGCCCTCGGTCTCAGAACCGTTTGGCATAACACCACTTGAAGCCGGCGCCCGAGGTGTGCCATCGCTGATATCGAAACAATCCGGCGTAAGTGAAGTCATGGGCCACGCTTTACGAGTCGACTACTGGGACGAGCAAGAAATGGCCAACCAAATCGTGTCGGTGTTGCGCTCCGACGCTCTGCGCCAGACTATGGCCGATCTGACGGCGGCCGAATTGTCCGGACGGTCCTGGCGGGATGCGGCTGATCGTCTTCAAACCGTTTATAAATCCGAGTTGACCAGCCAGCGATGA